AGTACAGCAAAGGAGATTACGGCGGAGCTGAAACGTCCTTCCGGAGGGTGCTTACCTTGGATAGCCGCAGCGTAAAGGCGGAGAACAACCTGGGGCTTACACTTGCGTCTCAAAATCAGCTGGAGAAGGCGATGGAGGCGTACCGCAAGGCCGAAGCGCTGCAGCAGGGCTCGGCGTCACAGAGCGAACAACCGCTACTAAATCTTGGGCTGTTGCTACTGGATCGAAATCAGCCGCAGGAGGCCGCTGAAAAACTAGCGCGGGCAGCCGCGATTGCTCCGTCATGTGCGCAGTGTCAAGAGGCGCTTGGCCAGGCCTTGCTGGCTCTCAACAGGCTGCCAGAGGCGGAAGCGGCGCTGGAGAAAGCGGTCGCGCTGGAACCGAAGAATCCGCGGTTCCACTTCGTGCTGGGGCGCGCCTACAAGCAGAGCGGCGAGGTGGAAAAGAGCAGAATCGAACTGCAGAGGAGTACAGAGCTATATGGTTCGCATTCCACTCCGGCGCAATAGGAGACAAGTGGGTTGGTTTGATGCGGTGGCGGCGGCTGGATCGGATCTGTCCGGGTGGGTTGGGCTTTGGGATGTACTCGCCTGGGTCAGTCGAGGGTGACGTTCTGTCTAAATTTACGTTGCGATTTTCAGAAGCTGCCGCCGCTCATCGAGCTGGAAGTGGGAGCGACGGTCTGTGGTGGCTGCAATCCCGGTTTGAATGGCATGTCTAATTCATGGGTATGCCATATGACGCTTTCATTTGCGATTTCAGTGTGCTGGCGGAGGTACTCAAGTGCATAGGTGCTGGCGGTGGGGTCGTCCTTCTGGTCGGCGAAGATCGCGGCCTGTTGCTGGGCTTTGTCTTTCAGGCCCAGACGGCGGTAGAGGATTGAAAGGTTGTAGTGCGCAGCGAGGTCATCAGGATCGATCGTTTGAACCTTCTCGTACTCTGCGCGGGCGAGGTCATACTGATGCAGCTGGTAGTAGGAGAAGCCAAGTTCGCGATGGGCGTCGCGTGACTCCGGGAAGCTGGTCACGACTTTCTGAAGGTCGGCGATGGCCTCGCTCATATTGCCCAGATTGCGCTCGACGAGAGCTTGATAGTAAAGGGCGCGGGCGCTCCCGGGAGCAAGCGTGAGAGCCTTCTGCAGATTGGGTCTAGCTTCGTCGTACTTTTCCCATTGAATTTGGACGATAGCGGTGTTGGTGTAGACGTCGGCGTAGTCAGGGCGGAGCCTGGCAACGTGCTGGAAGGCGTGAGCCGAAGCGGCGTACTGCTGCGCGTCCAGCATCGCGATGCCGTAGTTGTTCCAGCGCATCCATTCCTTGTTTTCAGTAGCGCCGGGAGCGATTGGCTTGTTCTCCCCGACGACGAGAGTGCGGGTCTCAGCGGACATATCAACGATAGGCTGCTCATAGTGCCTATTCATGCCGAAGTCGATGAAGTGCTGATCGAAGCGTCTGTATTTGACGGTCGCCGTGATCGTGATAGGGCCGCCGGACGCGGGCGGCATAACGAACGAGTAACGCACAAGCTGCGAACGGCCGGACTGGATCGTGTTGTTGTAGGCGACGACGCGGTTTGTCCAGACCTGATGCAGATCGTTGAGGCCGCCTTTGACGTTGACGAGGCGGTTGGTGAAGCTGTGAGCACGTTCGTCCAGATTGCCGTCCGGCTTGATGAAGCCGCTTTGATGAAGAATCCTGCCTGAGGCGTCCTTGACCAGAAACTCGACCCAGGACTCGTACATGTCGCGCTGCTCGGGTACGTGACTGTGAGCTATGCCCTTGTTCTGAATGACGACGTCTGCCGTGATGGTCTCACCTGGAGCGATCGTGAATGGGGTGAGACCGAGCGGTGCGACGAGCTCCTTTTCCGAGGCGCTGTCGACCATTTCGCCATGTTCCAACGCGAAAATGTCGACGTTGAAGACACTGTTCTGCAAGAACTGAACGATGCGTGTAGCCTGCTCATCGAAGCCGTAGATTTTGGGGATAAGCGTGTTGGCTCCGAGCCAGCGATGCGATGCGAGCTGACCCTCCTTGGCACCTGAGTCGGTAAGCGTCAGCTTCTCGCGCTGCATGTGACAGGTCTGGCAGGAGGAGACAGAATCTTTGACGTAGAAAGGCAAAGGAGACTGCTTTGCGAAGGAGGAATTCTGCCACTCGTCGTAGAGAGAGATGGCGCGCTGCCACTTGTAATCGTTCAAAGTCCGGGGCAGAGCGGCTTTGTGGCAGGTAGCGCAGAACGCAGAGGTGCGATAAAAGTCCTTCATGACGGCCTTGCTGTGGCGGTCGAGATGAGCAAGGATCTCGCCGTCAGACACCTTGCGTGTGACGGGTTGTCCGCCTTCGTCGACCAGCACGGCGGGAATGCCCATGACGTAGCTGCCCGTGCCGCGGGTGTCGATGGCCTGTATGGAGTGGCAAACCGTGCAGGTTACGCCGTCCTGATCGTAGGGACGCTTCTTCGGGCCTGCCTGCGTCAAAGCACCTGAAACGAGTGCGATTGGATCATGGCAGCCTTCGCAGTGCCGGGAGAACTCGATACCTTTGGAGTCATTGAGGAGGGCGACGTTGCGGAGGTAGTAGGGAACGCGGTTGGCGTTCGAGTGGGCAGATTCGCGCCACTGTTTGTGACTTTCCCGATGGCAATGGCCACAGTAGTCGGCGGTGGGAAAGAGTCTGGGGTCTAGGAACTCGCCGTTGACCGTGGTGGCATTCGACGGCAGGAACGGCAGTTCTTTTCCATAGCGATAGTTGTACTTTTCGGCGACCTTTTCCGAATAAGCATGGCGAGTAGCCGCGCCCTCCTCGACTTCGCTGCCTGCTTTTACTGCCTGCAGGTGAAGAGAAGCGGACGTCAAAACGCAGAAGCCAGCAACGAGGGCGAAGCATCCCATGCACTTTCGAGTCGAGTTCGTTTTGTCAGGTATCACCGGTCGTTCATCCATCTTTATATGATCAGACGATTTCCAGAAAATAGACTGCGGAAAAGCATTACTGAGTCTGCTTCGCGAAGCAAAATGTCGAACCGAGAAGAATGGTAGTCGTTTTGGCTCCTCTGCGCCACGTCTTGGCGCGGATATCGCTAAGTCTGCTCCTGCGATAGCACAGCTACTTGCTGACGTGCTCGTGAGGGTTTTGGATTCCCTTCCCTTCAACGATGGTGAAGATACGGTCAACCGCAGGCGGCACGATCTCCTCTTTGGCTCCGCTAGGCCAATGGATCTCTATCTTATCAACGCGGGCGGCAGAACCGATGCCGAAATGCGGACGCGGGTCGGAGGACGAGGCATAGCTGGCTCCGCTAAATACATCTTCACGTTGGCGTATGCCTCCTGCGGTCAGATAGATGGTTGCGCCGGTGGAGTCCCTAGGGCTTTTTGGGCCGCCGACCAGGCGAAGCTCGATCCAGTGGTTGCGCTGCTCGGCGACATTCTGCATGAGTGCGGGAACCGAGTCGATGTTGTTGATCACCGCATCGATTTTGCCGTCGTTGAAGATATCCCCGAACGCCATCCCGCGGGAGGTCATTACCTCAGCGAGGCCTGTACCTTCGACAGCTCGAACGAGATCGAACTTCGTACCCTGCAGATTATGAAACAGCAGCGGCCGCTGTGCCCAGGTGGTGCCCCAGGAAGTTTTGTCCACACCGCGATAGACGTGGCCGTTCACGACGAACAGATCCTTCCAGCCATCGTTGTCATAGTCGAAAGAAGGCAGCTTCCCATCCGAGGAACGGAATGGAGATTTCGCCGAGATTGGCTTCATAGCTGATATCTGTGAAGTTGGCATCGCCATCGTTGCGGTAGAGCGGCTTGTAGTCGTCGGAGAAGGTGGTGTGGTAGAGATCCAGCAGGCCGTTGTTGCGGTAGTCGCCAACTGCGATGCCCATGGAAGCCGTTTCGCGCCCCTCCTTGTTCAAGGCGTAACCGGAGGCATAGCTGATGTCCTCGAAGGTTCCGTCTCCCTTGTTCAGATACAGGTAATTCGGGGTAGAGTCGTTGGCGACGAGCAGGTCAGGGCGGCCGTCGTTGTTGATGTCTATGAACACAGCTCCAAGACCGTAGAAGGCCTGTGGATCACTGACCCCGGCTTTGACGCTGACATCGGTGAACGTACCGTCGCCGTTGTTGTGGAAGAGGTGGTCCCGTTCGCCGGGAAGGCCGCGTGGGCCGCACATCACCTTCTCACCGCGAAATTCGCAGAAGCTGAGCGCCTTGCCGCCGGCGTCGAGTTGATCGCGGATGTCGTAGTGGACATAGCCTGCAACAAAGAGATCGAGACGGCCATCGCCGTCGTAGTCGCCCCATGTGACGCCGGTTGACCAGTTTCCAACTGTGACACCTGCCTTCTCGGCTACATCTGTAAAGGTGCCGTCATGATTGTTGTGATAGAGCCTGTTCTTGCCAAAGTTCGAGACGTAGAGATCGGGCCAACCATCGTTAACTTAGTCGCCGACGGCAACGCCGAAGCCCCATCGGTCGTTTTCTACACCCGCCTTCGCCGTGACATCGGTAAAAGTTCCATCGTGATTATTGTGGAAGAGAGCGGTGTGGGGCGCGGGCTCTTTACCAAGAAGCGCTTCGTCGGTAGAACCGTTGACAAGATAGATATCGAGCCAGCCGTCGTTGTCGTAATCGAGCAGGGCGACACCCGAGCCGACCGTATCGAGGATGTACTTCTTTTCTGGGGAACCCATTTTGTGACGCTAGGTGGTGAGTCCCGCCTTTACTGCGATGTCTTGAAAGACAATGGAGCCCGTCTTCACAAAACCGCCGGCCGTGATGGGGCGTCTTTCTGCATCGAGGACTGCCGAATGCGCGGCACCGGTGCTGGCACCTCCCTTGGCAGGAGGTGAGCTCCTTCCTGCTGCTTGGCGTCCCGGGTTTCCAAAGGATTTTGAGCGGAGGCGCCGGGATGTACCCCAAAGGGGACTGCTAGAACCATGAACTGAATGACTCTTCGAAAAATCATAAGCGGGGTTGCACTCTTCCTGAAGACTGAATCGCCAATGTGGGTCTTCGCGATTCCATCGCATGTGTC
This Tunturibacter gelidoferens DNA region includes the following protein-coding sequences:
- a CDS encoding FG-GAP repeat domain-containing protein, with product MGSPEKKYILDTVGSGVALLDYDNDGWLDIYLVNGSTDEALLGKEPAPHTALFHNNHDGTFTDVTAKAGVENDRWGFGVAVGD
- a CDS encoding FG-GAP repeat domain-containing protein, which translates into the protein MCGPRGLPGERDHLFHNNGDGTFTDVSVKAGVSDPQAFYGLGAVFIDINNDGRPDLLVANDSTPNYLYLNKGDGTFEDISYASGYALNKEGRETASMGIAVGDYRNNGLLDLYHTTFSDDYKPLYRNDGDANFTDISYEANLGEISIPFLGWEAAFFRL
- a CDS encoding tetratricopeptide repeat protein; its protein translation is MGCFALVAGFCVLTSASLHLQAVKAGSEVEEGAATRHAYSEKVAEKYNYRYGKELPFLPSNATTVNGEFLDPRLFPTADYCGHCHRESHKQWRESAHSNANRVPYYLRNVALLNDSKGIEFSRHCEGCHDPIALVSGALTQAGPKKRPYDQDGVTCTVCHSIQAIDTRGTGSYVMGIPAVLVDEGGQPVTRKVSDGEILAHLDRHSKAVMKDFYRTSAFCATCHKAALPRTLNDYKWQRAISLYDEWQNSSFAKQSPLPFYVKDSVSSCQTCHMQREKLTLTDSGAKEGQLASHRWLGANTLIPKIYGFDEQATRIVQFLQNSVFNVDIFALEHGEMVDSASEKELVAPLGLTPFTIAPGETITADVVIQNKGIAHSHVPEQRDMYESWVEFLVKDASGRILHQSGFIKPDGNLDERAHSFTNRLVNVKGGLNDLHQVWTNRVVAYNNTIQSGRSQLVRYSFVMPPASGGPITITATVKYRRFDQHFIDFGMNRHYEQPIVDMSAETRTLVVGENKPIAPGATENKEWMRWNNYGIAMLDAQQYAASAHAFQHVARLRPDYADVYTNTAIVQIQWEKYDEARPNLQKALTLAPGSARALYYQALVERNLGNMSEAIADLQKVVTSFPESRDAHRELGFSYYQLHQYDLARAEYEKVQTIDPDDLAAHYNLSILYRRLGLKDKAQQQAAIFADQKDDPTASTYALEYLRQHTEIANESVIWHTHELDMPFKPGLQPPQTVAPTSSSMSGGSF
- a CDS encoding tetratricopeptide repeat protein, whose translation is MQREPTSADGLYLLGEVLMRRDQPKESLRVFTEAAAERRPTGEELRMVGLDYVLLQDYADAIRWLKQATDLSPDDADTWYSLGRAQYSKGDYGGAETSFRRVLTLDSRSVKAENNLGLTLASQNQLEKAMEAYRKAEALQQGSASQSEQPLLNLGLLLLDRNQPQEAAEKLARAAAIAPSCAQCQEALGQALLALNRLPEAEAALEKAVALEPKNPRFHFVLGRAYKQSGEVEKSRIELQRSTELYGSHSTPAQ
- a CDS encoding CRTAC1 family protein, with protein sequence MKPISAKSPFRSSDGKLPSFDYDNDGWKDLFVVNGHVYRGVDKTSWGTTWAQRPLLFHNLQGTKFDLVRAVEGTGLAEVMTSRGMAFGDIFNDGKIDAVINNIDSVPALMQNVAEQRNHWIELRLVGGPKSPRDSTGATIYLTAGGIRQREDVFSGASYASSSDPRPHFGIGSAARVDKIEIHWPSGAKEEIVPPAVDRIFTIVEGKGIQNPHEHVSK